The DNA region GTTGTCGGCGTCGCAACGGAAGACCTCAGCGACGATTTCGCCATTGAATCCAAGCAGTTCGACGCCAAGACCATCACGATGAATGTCGGATGCGATCTGAGTGTTCCATCCGTTGTTGTGCTTCATGAAACGGTAGGTCGCCTAACGGAAGGTTTTTACGACACCGCCCTGAACGAAGCGAACGATGCCTGAACTACGAAAGATTGTACCAAGGCCAGCCCGCGTCGCCAAACATGGAAGGTGTGCCGCAGGCCTAGCGTAAAAACCATGTTGTAGGGCACGGGGGTGCGAGATTCAGCGTTGCGACCAGTGAAGACCGCGATCCATCACGTCACGGAGGCGGTCGGCATCATCAAGGTCATCGTTTTCAAGAGCGGCGGTCATCACCGCGAAAACGTCATCAGCCAAGGCGCTCCCGGATGTCACGAACGCGGCATCATCGCTGGTCTCGTTGGTCGCACCATAGCACAATCGACCGAGGAAGCGTTCAAAGAAAAACGGGAAGACGTTGCCGTCAGCGTCAACGATGTCAACGTAGTGGGTGCAATACGGATTTGGGTCGCGATAGAAGCCGTGCGATTGAAGCGACAAAGGCAACGCGGGTGGTGTCGGCCAGTCAGAGATTTCGGAGAAGCCGGGAATTGGAGTCGAGTCATCCATCGGAATCCAAAACGCTAGTGCCCTACAACGGAAGGTTTTTACGACACCGCCGTTACCGAAGCGGTGGAGTTTGAATTACGACGAAGTGTACCAATGCCAACGCCCGTTGCCTACCAACGAAGGTGTGCCGAAGGCCTAGCGTAAAAACCATGTTAGGCGACCAATGCGCTACGATTCGCGTAACACTTGAAAGAGCGTTTGAAGGGCAGTCGTGACATCGGTTTCATGTTTGGTCTCAGCGTTGAGCATCCAACGGTCGGAAGCGTCCATGATCGACGGAAGGACGTCGCCGCGAATTCCGAGTACGCCAAATGGAATGATCTTGCGAACGCGATTGACGTACGATTGCACGAATTTCTTAGCGAGTTTCTGAGACGAAAAGAACGGCAAGGTCCGCGTGCTATCAACGGTGTATGTGAACGGGGTGAAGCCCTTGTCGTCACGCCCCAATTCGGTGGCGGATGCTTCAACGATTGCGGCCAGTTCTTCGGCGGTCATCGTTTCGGGGTCGACGTCAGTGTCAAAAGGGACGGTGAGAACGTGGATGTCCGAAGACGCCAGTTCGCGGATGAAACCGGACTGGTCAGGGTATTGGGCGAGTTTCGTCAGGCGGTCACGACCGCCAAAGAGTGCGGATAGCATTTGATTGGTCTTGGTCGCCTAACGGAAGGTTTTTACGACACCGCCCTGAACGAAGCGAACGATGCCTGAACTACGAGAAATTGTACCAAAGCCAGCGATCGTTGCCAAAAGACGAAGGTGTGCCGCAGGCCTAGCGTAAAAACCATGTTATGTGCCACTGGAGCTACGAGAACGCTGAACCAACAAATCTGCGAGTTCTGCCTGCGCAAGTTCGGCGAATCCCTCGGATTCAGTTAGGGCATCACGTTCGGATTGAAGGTCTGACGCGAGACGTGCGTTGCCGGCGTCGTTGGTTTCAACGAACCCATGCGTTGAGGCAATGCCAATGGCGTCGCGGGCAAATTGTGGTGAGACGGCAGCCATGCGCTGCGAGAAAGAATGCGCGCGGATTGCATAGTCGATGTCGCAAAACACGTCTGGAAGACAGGCGACAAAGAGTGCTTGGGCGTCAGTCATGGGCTGAATCACCAGTCGGCCGTGGCACATAACGGAAGGTTTTTACGACACCGCCGTTACCGAAGCGGTGGAGTTTGAATCACGGGAAATTGTACCAATGCCAACGCCCGTTGCCTACTAACGAAGGTGTGCCGAAGGCCTAGCGTAAAAACCATGTTATGTGACCGTTGTGCCGCGAAAACAGGAACCATCAGGGGGCAGTATCCCCGTCCGCGCAATCCGGTTTTGGCAGCAGGACTTTGATTGAACCGCTGAAACGCTCTTGAGGGCGTTTTGCAGGATCATGCAGCTGGAGAATCTGGAATCGCACTGTGTCACCAACAGCTGCAATGTCGGATGGGTGCGAGATGCGGGCCCAAGTTAAATCAACGACACGTAGCAATCCGGGTACGCCATCGACGTCAACGAACATGCCGAAATGTTCGAGTCGCGTCACCACGCCGTCGCAAACGTCGCCGACATTCATTAGTTGAGGTCACATAACGGAAGGTTTTTACGTCACCGCCGTGAACGAAGCGGTTGACTCTGAGTTACGAGAAATTGTACCAATGCGAACGCCCGTTGCCAAAGAGCGAAGGTGATCGCGCAGCGACTAGCGTAAAAGCCATGTTGCACGACGCGGGAATCGCCAGAGGATGCCCCATCCGGAAGAACATGCAAGCCGACCGCGCAATGGCGAGAAGTTATGGTGAGTCTGGACGCTGGAACCCGCACGGAAGTTCAACGCCATCGCGACACACAGTTGCACCACCGGCACCCTCGACGTAAACCTGAATCGCGTCGCCAGAGTGAACCACGTGAAGATGGAAGTCATCAGCCGCATCAGCGGCGGGCACAACGTCGAAAATGTCGCCGGTCAGAAGCCAGTAGTCCATGCCCCAAGGTTCGAGGTAGAGCGCCAGTGGATGCTCGGACGTGTTTTCGAATCGGGTTGGGTGCATGAAAGACTAGCGTCGTGCAACGGAAGGTTTTTACGACACCGCCGTTACCGAAGCGGTGGAGTTTGAATCACGAGAAATTGTACCAACGCCAGCGCCCGTTGCCTACCAACGAAGGTGTGCCGAAGGCCTAGCGTAAAAACCATGTTGTGCGACCATTGGCTGCTACACAAGGTCTACGTCGCGTGAGATACGGATTTCGTCGAACTCAAGTGTGTCGTCACGGTCATCACCGTAGCCCAGCAGGCTAACCGCTAGGTTGTTGAGCAACGCAGTCTGGGCCAATTGAAGCATGTTGTCTGAGTGCGATACGGAACGGTCTAGTCGGCAAGTCAGCCGCGAGTCGCTGTTGGCGGACGATTTTTCGGATTTGTCGACGACCAGCTCAATCCCGCGTTTGCTAACGTAGATTGCGTGAATGAATCCCGATGTTTTTGCATCATAGTTTCCGTCATCGGACATGGGTAACTCACAATCAAAATTGGGGGTAGCGGTCTGCGTACGAAGATTGAATCGCGGTTGGTTTGGTCGCACAACGGAAGGTTTTTACGACACCGCCCTAAACGAAGCGAGAGATGCCTGAACTACGACAAATCGTACCAAAGCCAGCCCGCGTTGACAAAGTTGGAAGGTGTGCCGAAGGCCTAGCGTAAAAACCATGTTGTCCGCCCATTGCGGTCTCCATTGGCAACAGTCATTCGGTAACGGCATTGCGGCGGACTTCGCGTGCAAGTTCGGCGAGCTGAGATCGGAGCGAATCCAAGCGATCGTTGACGTCGCGGTAGTCGGAATCGGAGACAGAGTGTCCATTCGCGGACATCAAGATCAGGTCGTTGAAGCTGCCCATGCCGCCAAACGCGCCAAGCAGATGATCGACGCCAGACAGGTCACTGTTCTCGATGCGACGAAGTGACGTATCCATCCATTTCGCCCAGTGAGTCTCACCAGCGGCACGAAGCAACGCAGATATCTCACGGAGACGTTCGCAAAGTTCGGTGGTTTTTGGACCCATGGCAAACTTGGAGCGGACAACGGAAGGTTTTTACGTCACCGCCGTTACCGAAGCGAGTGACTTTGTGTTGCGAAAGATTATACCAATGCCAGCGCCAGTTGCCAAAGAGCGAAGGTGATCGCGGGCCTGCGCCAGAGGGAGCGTGACCGCAGCGATTGACTTTGCGCACCGAACGATTCTCCAACGACGACAGCCGCGACTAGCGTAAAAACCATGTTGTGCGGCACTTGCGCGGGGATTGCGTGGTCGATTGGCAGAAAGATGGGGGGCAAGAAAATGAAGGATAGCAGCGAATTTGGCACGCAAAGGCGCAAAGACGCGAAGGAAAAAGCTTGAGATCGATGTGGCAAAGGTTGACAATCGCGTTAGTCGCACGACGCGCAGCCAGCGGTGAATCATGACGTTCGAGCGCTGGCTGCGGCTCGCGCGACCATCGGATTGGCCGGTGATCGGTTGAGCCACAGAGGACACCGAGAACACAGAGGAGAGCCACGGATGCACACGGATGCATCTGTCTGCCTGTGCCGCACAACGGAAGGTTTTTACGACACCGCCCTAAACGAAGCGAGCGACGTCTGAAGTACGAAAGATTCTACCACCGGAGGGAGGCTTGAACAAACGTCAGCGGTGTGCCGAAGGCTTAGCGTAAAAACCATGTTAGGCGACCAATGCGCTACGGTTCGCGTAACACTTGGAAGAGCGTCTGCAAGGCAGTTGTAACATCGGTTTCATGCTTGGTTCCAGCGTTGAGTAACCAACGGTCAGCAGCGTCCATGACCGACGGGAGAGCGTCACCACGGATTTCGAGAACACCAAAGGGGATGATCTTACGAACGCGATTGACGTACGATTGAACGAATTTCTGCGCAAGTTTCTGCGAGGTGAAAAACGGAAGAGTTTTGGCGCCATCGGCGGTGTAGGTGAACGGTGAAAAGCCCTTGTCGTCCCGTGCGAGTTCAGTTGCAGAGGCCTCAACGATAGCTGCAAGTTCGTCAGCGGTCATCGTTTCAGGATCAACGTCGGTATCAAAGGGCACGGTGAGAACGTGAACGTCCGACGTGGCTAGTTCGCGGATAAAACCGGACTGGTCAGGGTATTGTGCAAGTTTCGTCAGGCGGTCACGACCGCCAAAGAGTGCGGATAGCATTTGATTGGTCTTGGTCGCCTAACGGAAGGTTTTTACGACACCGCCCTAAACGAAGCGAGCGATGTCTGAACGACGGAAATTGTACCAAGGCCAGCCCGCGTTGCCAAAGTGGGAAGGTGTGCCGAAGGCCTCAGCGTAAAAACCATGTTGCACGACCGCTGCACAACGGTAGAAGCCTCCATTCCGAGCGATATGTAAGTCGTCAGCATGAATCACGCGACACGGAGAGCAATCGGACGTTAAAGTGCAGTACAGCATTCGGTGGGATTACGCCCTCTACGCCAACGTCGCGATAACCGAGATGCGGGCCAGCGTGGAAGCATCGACGGCCACCAACCGCCATGCCCTCGACGCCATAGGTTAGCACGGCGATCACATCACGCGCACCGAGCGTGAACGTGTAGGCGTCATGCGATTGGACGACATCGCCCCGGTTGAGCATCAGGTGGTACGAGATCGTAACAGTGTCGCCGCGAGTGGCAACGCGGCCATCGCCAACGGTTTCGGAATCGAGTTTGACACCAGCGCGCATTGGGTAAACTGAGGTCGTGCAACGGAAGGTTTTTACGACACCGCCCTAAACGAAGCGGTGGAGTTTTAATCACGAGAAATTGTACCAATGCCAACGCACGTTGCCTACCAACGAAGGTGTGCCGAAGGCCTAGCGTAAAAACCATGTTGTGGGACGCGAGAACGACCAGAAACGCATCCATATGAGAAGACGTGCAAGCCGTCCGCGCATCAGGCCAGCCACAGCGAGACAGTTTTAATTAAGCAAACAACCAAAACACCAAAAATGACCGCCAAACCAGTCAGGGCGACGATCCCGTTGAGAACGCCGGGCATCGGAGGCGGGCCGAGATATGCCCACGCGATCATCGCAAGAATCGCGGCCAAAACCCCCGCAGCGGGATGAACCCACGCAGCAACAAGAAGTGGAGCAGCGATGCACGCGCCGAGCAACAGGACGACGATCACGAAGAAAAGAATCAGCTGCAGGTTTTCGCGAGACGCGTTCGTGCTGTGCAGAGATTCAGGATCATCGGGCATCGAAAGGCTAGCGTCCCACAACGGAAGGTTTTTACGACACCGCCCTGAACGAAGCGAACGATGCCTGAACTACGAGAGATTATACCAATGCCAGCCCGCGTTGCCAAACGAGGAAGGTGTGCCCGAAGGGCCTAGCGTAAAAACCATGTTGGCCGCCGTACGCTGGGAAATACGCCAGCCACATCAGACCAAAGTTGGCCCTTGATCTCCAGTGATTTGATCGCGGCGATACGTTCGAGTGCAACTTCGGGGGTGATGTCGAGATGGCATGCGAGCGCATAGGCGGCAATTGTGGGCGAACGCGACATACCAGCGGAACAGGCAACGATCGTGCGAGTTTCCGAGTGGAGCAAGTCGACGAGCGATTGAACCGCAAACCGAAGAACGGACGGCTCATTGCCGCCACCGTCATTGAGCGGGAAGCGGAGGTAGAGCAATTGCCGTGGTAGTTGAGCGGGTGGCTCCTCAAAGGCGACGTCAACAACAGCGGTGATGCCAGCGTCGAACAACGGACGAGGTTCGCGAACGTCAAACGCGTGGCCTAGCCAGAGCAGATTGGGGTGAAGCTCGTGCAACAATGATCTCGTGCGGCCAACGGAAGGTTTTTACGACACCGCCGTTACCGAAGCGGTGGTGTTTGAATCACGAAAAATTGTACCAACGCGAGCGCCCGTTGCCTACCAACGAAGGTGTGCCGAAGGCCTAGCGTAAAAACCATGTTAGCCGCCCCGTTGTGCTACGTGAATTGCCAAGTGAACAGTTGGCGGTCGCAAGTAGTGCAACGAAAAAGGCTGATCTCACGTAGGGACTCAGGTCGAAGTGCGTAGTCGGATGTCCAATCACGCGGTTCCCGTTCCCAATAGTGAAAGCGTTGCGGAACAGCTTCGGATTCGTCCGCAGTTTGAGGAATGCCAAAGAACTCAGCCCAGTCTCCGCAGCACATGGGCCAGTCGTTGTATTGCAGGAAAAGGGGAATGCTAGGCGTCCTGCAAAAGGATGCTCGTGCGGAATCATTGTCAGCCGCGAAGCGGTTGATGGTCTTTTGGATTTCGGGGGTGATGTCCTTGCGAATGTTGCCACCAAGAATGCATCCAGCACAGAGTTCGGACACCTCCGGTTCGTCGCGGGCGAACTGTGGGTTGGCAGCCAATTTCGCGTCGATGATCTCACCGTCGAAGTTGAAGATCGGAGCGGATTCGGTCTCGCAGTGATGGCATTGCGTGCCGCCACACGGAAACAACGCTGCATCGTCGATGTAGGTGAACAGAGAACCCATTGGACTAGGGGCGGCTAACGGAAGGTTTTTACGACACCGCCCTGAACGAAGCGGTGGAGTTTGAATCGCGATAAATTGTACCAATGCCAGCGCCCGTTGCCTACCAACGAAGGTGTGCCGAAGGCCTAGCGTAAAAACCATGTTGGGCGACCCTCTGCGCTACTGGACAAGGGGAAGTAGAGCAAAGAAGTGTGCACAGACGACACAGGCGTCAACGGCAATAACGAGTGTCCGACGCAATTGCGAAAGAGATGAGCGAAGCGTGTAGTGAAGAACGACAGCGGGGCAAACGAACATCGCTAACAGACATGGATACATCATCGAGTACGCGAACGCTTCGCTGGGTCCGGGTAGGTCAAGCATCCCAGCGTCGATCCGTGACACAACGATTGATGCACCAACGACGAAAAGGTGAGCGCAAATTGCAGCACGCAGATGCCACGACTTCGGTGGCAAGCTAGACCGCTCGCTAGATGTCAGGCCAGTTGGTTCGTATGGGTTCGCATTCAACTGATCTGGGTCGCCCAACGGAAGGTTTTTACGACACCGCCCTAAACGAAGCGGACAATGCCTGAACTACGAGAAATTGTACCAAGGCCAGCCCGCGTCGCCAAACACGGAAGGTGTGCCCGCAGGGCCTCTGCGTAAAAACCATGTTGTGCGACCGGTGAATTACGTAAGCCATTGCCACACTCGATAGGCGATGTAACTGACCAGCAGCACACGGACGGCTATACTGAACCATGAGTACCCGATCCGGGCCGAATCCCGTTCGCAGTCAAAGGGCAATTCGCCCTTCCAGTATTTGCCGGGATTGAGACCAAACTGATAGATTTGATTGCCTGCTCTAACGCGGAGCACATAGCCGGGGAAAATCGCGCCGCGAAGTGAGAACAGCACTGCATCGGAAATGTCCGAGTACGGGATGTGCCAATCACCACAAACCAAGGCGTCAGTGGTAACCTTCAGAGTGCCGCGACGGGACAGAACCCAGCTAAGGCCGCGGCGAACGTCATCGCCCTCAGCGGTAGTCGCTTTCGTCATGCAGCGGTGCAGGATTTCACTCATAGCGGTAGGTCGCACAACGGAAGGTTTTTACGACACCGCCCCAAACGAAGCGGTGGAGTTTGAATTGCGATTGATTGTACCAATGCCAACGCCCGTTGCCAAACAAACGAAGGTGTGCCGAAGGCCTAGCGTAAAAACCATGTTAGTGGTCACGGGCCATCAGTTTTGGGCTGCAAGCCACGATAGAACGATTGCAGGAGCGTTGCAATTTTCGGGCCGGGTAATGCAAGTTGAGCAGCATCCATTCCGGCGCAGTTGAATTGGGAGAACCCGCACCAACCATCCGTCCCATTTGCCACAGTGACAACGCACCAAGTACCGTCGAGAACAAAATGTTCAACGTCGATGAGGGTGTCCGGTGTGACATTTTGCAAGGCAGAAACCAACGATTCGGTCTGCGCGTCGGTTAGTAGCGTTGAAACGGGTGAATCGACGGGATTGCCCTCAACGTCCATGGTGACGTCAACATCGACAACGATGCGAGTCCGTGAGCGATACCACATTGCAGATTCGTCCAGAGTGACGATCCAGTTTGGCGGCGCATCAGAATCGAGCATTGCCTGCGTCGATTTCATGGCGACGCGAATGGAGTCGCGATATTCCGGCTCGAAGTCAGATTCGGCGATCCAAGGATGGTCGAGCGGAGTTGGCATCGGTGAAAACTAGTGACCACTAACGGAAGGTTTTTACGACACCGCCGTTACCGAAGCGGTGGAGTTTGAATCACGGGAAATTGTACCAATGCC from Rubripirellula tenax includes:
- a CDS encoding S1 RNA-binding domain-containing protein → MNVGDVCDGVVTRLEHFGMFVDVDGVPGLLRVVDLTWARISHPSDIAAVGDTVRFQILQLHDPAKRPQERFSGSIKVLLPKPDCADGDTAP
- a CDS encoding DUF6966 domain-containing protein, producing the protein MGPKTTELCERLREISALLRAAGETHWAKWMDTSLRRIENSDLSGVDHLLGAFGGMGSFNDLILMSANGHSVSDSDYRDVNDRLDSLRSQLAELAREVRRNAVTE
- a CDS encoding SseB family protein, which translates into the protein MLSALFGGRDRLTKLAQYPDQSGFIRELATSDVHVLTVPFDTDVDPETMTADELAAIVEASATELARDDKGFSPFTYTADGAKTLPFFTSQKLAQKFVQSYVNRVRKIIPFGVLEIRGDALPSVMDAADRWLLNAGTKHETDVTTALQTLFQVLREP
- a CDS encoding FKBP-type peptidyl-prolyl cis-trans isomerase, with amino-acid sequence MRAGVKLDSETVGDGRVATRGDTVTISYHLMLNRGDVVQSHDAYTFTLGARDVIAVLTYGVEGMAVGGRRCFHAGPHLGYRDVGVEGVIPPNAVLHFNVRLLSVSRDSC
- a CDS encoding protein-tyrosine phosphatase family protein codes for the protein MHELHPNLLWLGHAFDVREPRPLFDAGITAVVDVAFEEPPAQLPRQLLYLRFPLNDGGGNEPSVLRFAVQSLVDLLHSETRTIVACSAGMSRSPTIAAYALACHLDITPEVALERIAAIKSLEIKGQLWSDVAGVFPSVRRPTWFLR
- a CDS encoding CbrC family protein, which gives rise to MGSLFTYIDDAALFPCGGTQCHHCETESAPIFNFDGEIIDAKLAANPQFARDEPEVSELCAGCILGGNIRKDITPEIQKTINRFAADNDSARASFCRTPSIPLFLQYNDWPMCCGDWAEFFGIPQTADESEAVPQRFHYWEREPRDWTSDYALRPESLREISLFRCTTCDRQLFTWQFT